A window of Auraticoccus monumenti contains these coding sequences:
- a CDS encoding LCP family protein yields MSASTPTPDGPASARGGRHADQQQAAFSRSAGWTTLGALLPGAGLIRAGHRVAGGIVLGIFLAAVLGLGLWALVGRSSLLAVAVDPSSLNALSAALAVVAVLWVAVIVTTNLALRPRGLATAQRALSGVLVAVLAFVVAAPMAVAARYSHDQAGVVASLFKSQGDSKSATRPTVEPGQADPWAGTERLNVLLLGGDSGDGRSESDGIRTDTVIVASVDTSTGDTTLISLPRNTARMPFPDGSELDEIYPNGFYDGYDGDNQEYALNAMYSRIPAENPGAVGETDHEGADVLKVSVSEALGLDIDYYALVDLDGFAEMVDALGGITVNINTHVPVGGNTDRGIYPDRWLEPGENVHLKGWDALWFARGRYGGDDFKRMGRQRCVVDAVIKQANPQTIITRYEAIARASKDIAQTDVPQEMLPALLELALRAKDGKSRSVLFVNGEQGFISANPDWTAVRKRVAKALDETEQKPRTSEASSEPTGAEESPSAEPSDSPEPSASSSADGGSTSSPEPTEASQSNQDACAWDPESARRSYEEPHPTVVR; encoded by the coding sequence ATGAGCGCCTCCACCCCGACGCCCGACGGCCCGGCGTCCGCCCGCGGCGGCCGTCATGCCGACCAGCAGCAGGCCGCCTTCTCCCGCAGCGCCGGGTGGACGACCCTGGGCGCCCTGCTCCCCGGTGCCGGGCTGATCCGGGCCGGCCACCGCGTCGCCGGCGGGATCGTCCTCGGGATCTTCCTCGCCGCGGTCCTCGGTCTGGGCCTGTGGGCCCTGGTCGGACGCTCCTCCCTGCTGGCCGTGGCCGTCGACCCGTCGTCGCTGAACGCCCTCTCCGCAGCCCTGGCCGTGGTGGCCGTGCTGTGGGTCGCGGTGATCGTGACGACCAACCTGGCACTCCGCCCGCGCGGGCTGGCCACCGCGCAGCGTGCGCTCAGCGGCGTCCTGGTGGCCGTGCTGGCCTTCGTGGTCGCGGCCCCGATGGCCGTCGCCGCCCGCTACTCCCACGACCAGGCCGGCGTGGTCGCCTCCCTCTTCAAGAGCCAGGGCGACAGCAAGTCCGCCACCCGGCCCACGGTCGAGCCCGGCCAGGCGGACCCCTGGGCCGGCACGGAGCGCCTCAACGTGCTGCTGCTCGGCGGGGACAGCGGCGACGGTCGCAGCGAGTCCGACGGGATCCGCACCGACACCGTGATCGTGGCCAGCGTCGACACCTCCACCGGTGACACCACCCTGATCAGCCTGCCCCGCAACACCGCCCGGATGCCCTTCCCCGACGGCAGCGAGCTCGACGAGATCTACCCCAACGGGTTCTACGACGGCTACGACGGCGACAACCAGGAGTACGCGCTGAACGCGATGTACAGCCGGATCCCGGCCGAGAACCCCGGCGCGGTCGGCGAGACCGACCACGAGGGGGCCGACGTCCTCAAGGTGTCGGTGAGCGAGGCCCTGGGGCTGGACATCGACTACTACGCCCTGGTCGACCTCGACGGGTTCGCCGAGATGGTCGACGCCCTCGGCGGGATCACGGTCAACATCAACACCCACGTGCCGGTCGGCGGCAACACCGACCGCGGCATCTACCCCGACCGCTGGCTGGAGCCCGGGGAGAACGTGCACCTCAAGGGCTGGGACGCCCTGTGGTTCGCCCGCGGCCGCTACGGCGGGGACGACTTCAAGCGGATGGGCCGCCAGCGCTGCGTCGTCGACGCGGTGATCAAGCAGGCCAACCCGCAGACGATCATCACCCGTTACGAGGCGATCGCCCGGGCGTCGAAGGACATCGCCCAGACCGACGTCCCGCAGGAGATGCTGCCCGCGCTGCTGGAGCTGGCGCTGCGGGCCAAGGACGGCAAGTCACGCAGCGTGCTCTTCGTCAACGGCGAGCAGGGCTTCATCTCCGCCAACCCGGACTGGACCGCGGTGCGCAAGCGGGTGGCCAAGGCGCTGGACGAGACGGAGCAGAAGCCCCGCACGTCGGAGGCCTCCAGCGAGCCCACCGGCGCGGAGGAGAGCCCGTCCGCGGAGCCGTCGGACTCCCCCGAGCCCAGCGCGTCGTCCTCCGCCGACGGCGGGTCGACCTCCTCGCCCGAGCCCACCGAGGCCAGCCAGTCCAACCAGGACGCCTGCGCCTGGGACCCCGAGTCGGCCCGCCGTTCCTACGAGGAGCCGCACCCCACCGTGGTCCGGTGA
- a CDS encoding NAD(P)H-quinone oxidoreductase yields the protein MRAVRCEGAGGPEVLGIGEVADPSPGPGEVLVRVRAAGVNRADLLQRQGHYPPPPGAPETLGLECSGTVAAVGAGVHGWQPGQDCVALLAGGGYAELVGVPAGQLITPPPGVDLVTAGGLVEVAATVVSNLDHAGVGAGATVLVHGGAGGIGSFAVQYARALGCRVLTTAGSADKLAYCLDLGADEAFDYHADWPAAVRAAAPGGVDAVLDVMGASYLTDNVSVLAADGHLLVIGMQGGRRGELDLGALLARRASVSALALRSRPVEQKSAICARVGEVVWPMLADGRVRPAHETRFPLEQAAEAHALLESGRSHGKIVLVV from the coding sequence GTGCGAGCGGTGCGGTGCGAGGGTGCAGGTGGTCCGGAGGTGCTGGGGATCGGCGAGGTCGCCGACCCCTCCCCCGGTCCGGGCGAGGTGCTGGTGCGGGTGCGGGCGGCCGGGGTGAACCGGGCCGACCTGCTGCAGCGCCAGGGCCACTACCCGCCCCCGCCGGGCGCGCCGGAGACGCTGGGTCTGGAGTGCTCGGGCACCGTGGCGGCCGTCGGCGCCGGCGTCCACGGCTGGCAGCCCGGTCAGGACTGCGTGGCCCTGCTGGCCGGCGGCGGCTACGCCGAGCTGGTGGGAGTCCCGGCCGGTCAGCTGATCACCCCGCCGCCGGGCGTCGACCTCGTCACCGCAGGCGGCCTGGTCGAGGTGGCGGCGACCGTGGTGTCCAACCTCGACCACGCCGGGGTGGGCGCCGGCGCGACGGTGCTGGTCCACGGCGGCGCCGGCGGCATCGGCTCCTTCGCCGTGCAGTACGCCCGCGCGCTGGGCTGCCGGGTGCTGACCACCGCCGGGAGCGCGGACAAGCTGGCCTACTGCCTGGACCTCGGGGCCGACGAGGCCTTCGACTACCACGCCGACTGGCCGGCGGCGGTGCGGGCGGCCGCTCCCGGCGGTGTCGACGCGGTGCTGGACGTGATGGGCGCCTCCTACCTGACCGACAACGTCTCGGTGCTGGCCGCCGACGGGCACCTGCTGGTGATCGGCATGCAGGGCGGACGACGCGGCGAGCTCGACCTGGGGGCGCTGCTGGCCCGTCGGGCGAGCGTCAGCGCGCTGGCGCTGCGCTCACGGCCGGTGGAGCAGAAGAGCGCCATCTGCGCCCGCGTCGGGGAGGTGGTGTGGCCGATGCTGGCCGACGGCCGGGTCCGCCCGGCGCACGAGACCCGGTTCCCGCTGGAGCAGGCCGCCGAGGCCCACGCCCTGCTGGAGTCCGGCCGGAGCCACGGCAAGATCGTGCTGGTGGTCTGA
- a CDS encoding DUF2256 and DUF3253 domain-containing protein, with protein MPAADLPTKDCVVCGRTITWRKKWERSWDEVRYCSDGCRRRSRSRSGTDAELDDALQQLLDARPATSTICPSEVARAVGGEDWRELMEPARMAARRLVAQGGAEITQGGRVVDPSTAKGPIRIRRPR; from the coding sequence GTGCCCGCCGCCGACCTGCCCACCAAGGACTGCGTCGTCTGCGGTCGGACCATCACCTGGCGGAAGAAGTGGGAGCGCAGCTGGGACGAGGTCCGCTACTGCTCCGACGGCTGCCGGCGGCGCTCCCGCAGCCGGTCCGGAACCGACGCGGAGCTGGACGACGCCCTGCAGCAGCTGCTGGACGCCCGGCCGGCGACGTCGACCATCTGCCCGTCGGAGGTGGCGCGGGCCGTCGGCGGTGAGGACTGGCGGGAGCTGATGGAGCCGGCGCGGATGGCCGCCCGCCGCCTGGTCGCCCAGGGCGGGGCCGAGATCACCCAGGGTGGCCGCGTGGTCGACCCGAGCACCGCCAAGGGTCCCATCCGGATCCGCCGCCCCCGCTGA